AGTACTGAAGTCCCTATTGCATCTGATAAATAACAGAGGTAAGAGTGATACTTTTTATCGATTTGCTTGTGGGAAAACAAATATGTGAAtggagtatttatttatatttatttaggatAATTTTACAACACTATAAAAATTTCTTACACTTtaaatataacttattttaaatatgattttacattGACAAAATGTGATATTAGCAGGATAAACCAGGTACTTCAGCTCCATCACTGCAATGGAggattattataacattttggaATATCCGATGAGAGTGATTTCTCTGGTCTTCTTCTACCTGACCTTGATCCTCAGTGTTCCTGGAAATGCCTTTGTCGTGTATGTTGCTGGATTGAAGATGAAGAGGACTGTTAATACAGTAGGGTTTCTGAATCTAGCGACTGCCGACCTCTTGTGCTGCCTTCTCACTCTTTACTATGTGATCGGGAGCAAATTTGATGATTACTGGCCGTACGGATCCACATCGTGCAAGATTTTCCACTTCGTTCTGCTCATCACCATGTTTGCCAGCGTTTTCACCTTGAACTTGATTAGTCTGGATCGGTTTACTCTGGTGATCACACCGGTTTGGGCTCAGAATCATCGCAGCTTGTTCATCGCACGACTGTCCTGTGCAGCGGCCTGGATTCTGGCTTTAATTATCAGTCTGCCTTTTATGATGTCAAGAGAGATTTACacagaaaataatgaaacataCTGTGTGCATTATCAAGCTGATGAAGAGCATTCTGAAAGAAGGTATAGAAGGTTAAGCATCATCAGATTTGTGTTTGGCTTTTTGGTTCCTCTCATGTGCATCACAACATGCTACGGATTCATCGCACGCAAGTTAGGCAGGAGACATTTTTACTCTGGACGAGCGTTTCGCGTCATGCTGGCTGTAATTGTGGCCTTTTTTCTGTGCTGGCTGCCGTATCACATAGTGGATTTGATATTAATATATGGAGATCAAGCAAGTTCTTTAGTAGGTTATGCAGTGGATCCACTGGCTGTCTCTTTGGCGTATTTCAACAGCTGTCTGAACCCAATTATGTATGCTTTCATGGGGCAGGATTTTAAAAGCAACGTTAAACTTTCTTTAAGACGTGTTTTTGAAAGAGCTTTCTCTGAGGAGGGAACACAAATGACACAAACCACCCAGTCCCAGTCACAGCAAACCCATTCACTGTAGTGAAGATATGAACTCATTCTGTTTTCTGATGAGATTGTAaaactttttcattatttattttcaaaagtcaTCGAGGTCAAACTCAGCAAGTCATCTAActtgtattcattttataattgtgCTGTTATTTTTTCACCGTTGTGTTATGCAGTTTTTATATGATAATATAAAGCAAAGTGCATGATGTACAAAtagtgtttaataaataaaatgtgaaatagaaTAGATGAAATGGATAATTTTTGTaatgttcattaaatattaaatcaactTATTCAAATTTTTATTCCTGAGTAATGATTGTTCATAATCAGtgctaatagtttttttttcactcagtaATTTCTTTGTGCTAACCAAAGTTTTCTCTAGGACAAGTAGCTAAGCGAAAGCATAATGTTTTCAATGatagacatattttaaaaacttaaaagcaAAAACTAATTTGAATCAATATATCAAactctttatttaaaacattgcttATATAACACATAAATACCGTGTTCCGATGC
Above is a window of Carassius auratus strain Wakin chromosome 35, ASM336829v1, whole genome shotgun sequence DNA encoding:
- the LOC113054879 gene encoding C3a anaphylatoxin chemotactic receptor-like, whose protein sequence is MEDYYNILEYPMRVISLVFFYLTLILSVPGNAFVVYVAGLKMKRTVNTVGFLNLATADLLCCLLTLYYVIGSKFDDYWPYGSTSCKIFHFVLLITMFASVFTLNLISLDRFTLVITPVWAQNHRSLFIARLSCAAAWILALIISLPFMMSREIYTENNETYCVHYQADEEHSERRYRRLSIIRFVFGFLVPLMCITTCYGFIARKLGRRHFYSGRAFRVMLAVIVAFFLCWLPYHIVDLILIYGDQASSLVGYAVDPLAVSLAYFNSCLNPIMYAFMGQDFKSNVKLSLRRVFERAFSEEGTQMTQTTQSQSQQTHSL